The Raphanus sativus cultivar WK10039 chromosome 2, ASM80110v3, whole genome shotgun sequence genome includes a region encoding these proteins:
- the LOC108824577 gene encoding squamosa promoter-binding-like protein 6 isoform X1: MKRKDVEKMAVVEIMLTPTVSPPTSPFIPSPLPSLLPFLAFFSFIFSLSFPLPLCYSNRFVSVFADSMDSWSYGRSVFLANGSDSFAENQRFIPGFEQGLSPGFVDSSSSCVAEENQSSNLSRIDFKLRSFMDYGNHHHDGTSSSLQAKKTLRAACSQSPLCQVYGCNMDLSFSKDYHKRHRVCEAHSKTSVVIVSGTEQRFCQQCSRFHFLSEFDDGKRSCRRRLAGHNERRRKPSFYFLPGKRHKLLPQESFPGSFLYRVVDEHDHHRPSRLVSFKDEPKQESGVSYIWDLQEAVPPPPRSTCALSLLSAQSQPETNPNKSFSITQPNQSFNHSTVDYYHQMQPLRIDPGKKTKSVTSSSSCNGNGSSTVDLVQLSSHLQRIQQQQRTFTDEVKQEYNEFYFPS, from the exons atgaaaagaaaggatGTGGAGAAGATGGCTGTAGTGGAAATCATGTTGACCCCAACAGTATCTCCTCCGACGTCACCTTTTATTCCTTCACCCCTCCCGAGTCTTTTACCATTTCTcgcctttttttcttttattttctctctGAGTTTCCCTCTGCCTCTCTGTTATTCTAATCG ttttgtttcagtttttgcTGATTCGATGGATTCTTGGAGCTACGGGAGAAGCGTTTTCTTGGCTAATGGGTCAGATTCTTTTGCCGAGAACCAAAGATTCATCCCTGGATTTGAACAGGGTCTCTCTCCTGGATTTGTggattcttcttcctcttgtgTTGCTGAAGAGAACCAATCTTCCAACTTGTCTAGGATAGATTTCAAACTCAGGAGCTTTATGGATTACGGGAACCACCACCATGACGGTACTTCCTCCTCCCTCCAGGCTAAAAAGACTCTGAGAGCTGCTTGCTCTCAGAGTCCCTTGTGTCAAGTCTATGGGTGCAATATGGATCTCAGCTTCTCTAAAGATTACCACAAAAGGCATAGAGTCTGCGAGGCTCATTCAAAGACTTCTGTGGTTATAGTTAGCGGTACTGAACAGAGGTTTTGTCAACAGTGCAGCAG GTTTCATTTCCTCTCAGAGTTTGATGATGGGAAGAGAAGTTGCAGAAGACGTTTAGCTGGTCACAATGAGCGAAGAAGGAAGCCTTCTTTCTATTTCTTACCTGGTAAGCGGCATAAGCTTCTTCCTCAAG AGTCGTTTCCTGGTAGTTTCTTGTACAGAGTAGTGGATGAGCACGACCACCACCGTCCAAGTAGACTCGTGAGTTTCAAAGATGAACCTAAACAAGAGTCTGGTGTATCTTATATTTGGGACTTGCAAGAGGCCGTGCCGCCGCCGCCGCGCTCTACTtgtgctctctctcttctgtcaGCTCAGTCCCAACCTGAAACTAATCCAAACAAAAGTTTCTCAATCACTCAACCAAACCAAAGTTTTAATCACTCTACAGTAGACTACTATCATCAGATGCAACCGTTGAGGATCGATCCTGGCAAGAAGACCAAATCTGTTACTAGTTCTAGTTCATGTAATGGAAACGGATCATCCACGGTTGATCTAGTGCAACTGTCATCGCATCTTCAGAGAATCCAGCAACAACAGAGGACTTTCACTGATGAGGTGAAGCAGGAATATAATGAGTTTTATTTCCCCTCCTAG
- the LOC108824577 gene encoding squamosa promoter-binding-like protein 6 isoform X2: MDSWSYGRSVFLANGSDSFAENQRFIPGFEQGLSPGFVDSSSSCVAEENQSSNLSRIDFKLRSFMDYGNHHHDGTSSSLQAKKTLRAACSQSPLCQVYGCNMDLSFSKDYHKRHRVCEAHSKTSVVIVSGTEQRFCQQCSRFHFLSEFDDGKRSCRRRLAGHNERRRKPSFYFLPGKRHKLLPQESFPGSFLYRVVDEHDHHRPSRLVSFKDEPKQESGVSYIWDLQEAVPPPPRSTCALSLLSAQSQPETNPNKSFSITQPNQSFNHSTVDYYHQMQPLRIDPGKKTKSVTSSSSCNGNGSSTVDLVQLSSHLQRIQQQQRTFTDEVKQEYNEFYFPS, encoded by the exons ATGGATTCTTGGAGCTACGGGAGAAGCGTTTTCTTGGCTAATGGGTCAGATTCTTTTGCCGAGAACCAAAGATTCATCCCTGGATTTGAACAGGGTCTCTCTCCTGGATTTGTggattcttcttcctcttgtgTTGCTGAAGAGAACCAATCTTCCAACTTGTCTAGGATAGATTTCAAACTCAGGAGCTTTATGGATTACGGGAACCACCACCATGACGGTACTTCCTCCTCCCTCCAGGCTAAAAAGACTCTGAGAGCTGCTTGCTCTCAGAGTCCCTTGTGTCAAGTCTATGGGTGCAATATGGATCTCAGCTTCTCTAAAGATTACCACAAAAGGCATAGAGTCTGCGAGGCTCATTCAAAGACTTCTGTGGTTATAGTTAGCGGTACTGAACAGAGGTTTTGTCAACAGTGCAGCAG GTTTCATTTCCTCTCAGAGTTTGATGATGGGAAGAGAAGTTGCAGAAGACGTTTAGCTGGTCACAATGAGCGAAGAAGGAAGCCTTCTTTCTATTTCTTACCTGGTAAGCGGCATAAGCTTCTTCCTCAAG AGTCGTTTCCTGGTAGTTTCTTGTACAGAGTAGTGGATGAGCACGACCACCACCGTCCAAGTAGACTCGTGAGTTTCAAAGATGAACCTAAACAAGAGTCTGGTGTATCTTATATTTGGGACTTGCAAGAGGCCGTGCCGCCGCCGCCGCGCTCTACTtgtgctctctctcttctgtcaGCTCAGTCCCAACCTGAAACTAATCCAAACAAAAGTTTCTCAATCACTCAACCAAACCAAAGTTTTAATCACTCTACAGTAGACTACTATCATCAGATGCAACCGTTGAGGATCGATCCTGGCAAGAAGACCAAATCTGTTACTAGTTCTAGTTCATGTAATGGAAACGGATCATCCACGGTTGATCTAGTGCAACTGTCATCGCATCTTCAGAGAATCCAGCAACAACAGAGGACTTTCACTGATGAGGTGAAGCAGGAATATAATGAGTTTTATTTCCCCTCCTAG